The following proteins come from a genomic window of Ilumatobacter coccineus YM16-304:
- the rplD gene encoding 50S ribosomal protein L4, sunset domain variant — MATLTLKNAAGKDAGKVELDDDVFGLEPNVPVMHQVVTAQLAARRAGTQSTKTRSDVRGGGAKPYAQKGTGNARQGSIRAPHFTGGGVALGPKPRKYDQKTPKKMVKLATRSALSDRAAEGKVVVVDSWGIDTPKTKTAKAALDALALDGQILVVLGSGDDAAYLSFRNLPNVQVIKASELNAYDILCSDWVVFTQDVVPAAEGPSAGQRAEAEAAIDAATERLAAAGDADDDGVADPVDPSPHGAGSHAPLPDDAMPEGYPIKGNADSMLYHLPDTSFYNRTVAEVWFDTEESAKAAGFTRPASQLKKEAEAAEADASEGEEA, encoded by the coding sequence ATGGCGACACTCACTCTCAAGAACGCTGCCGGCAAGGACGCCGGCAAGGTCGAGCTCGACGACGACGTCTTCGGTCTCGAGCCGAACGTCCCGGTCATGCACCAGGTCGTCACCGCACAGCTCGCCGCACGTCGTGCCGGCACGCAGAGCACCAAGACCCGTTCCGATGTCCGTGGTGGCGGCGCCAAGCCGTACGCCCAGAAGGGCACCGGTAACGCACGTCAGGGCTCGATCCGTGCGCCGCACTTCACCGGTGGTGGCGTGGCGCTGGGCCCCAAGCCCCGCAAGTACGACCAGAAGACCCCGAAGAAGATGGTGAAGCTCGCCACTCGCTCGGCGCTCTCCGACCGTGCCGCCGAAGGCAAGGTCGTCGTCGTCGACAGCTGGGGCATCGACACCCCGAAGACGAAGACGGCGAAGGCCGCGCTCGACGCACTCGCCCTCGACGGTCAGATCCTGGTCGTCCTCGGCTCGGGTGACGACGCTGCCTACCTGAGCTTCCGCAACCTGCCCAACGTGCAGGTCATCAAGGCGAGCGAACTCAACGCCTACGACATCCTCTGCAGCGACTGGGTCGTGTTCACCCAAGACGTGGTCCCCGCCGCCGAGGGCCCGAGCGCCGGTCAGCGTGCCGAGGCCGAGGCAGCGATCGACGCCGCCACCGAGCGTCTGGCCGCCGCAGGCGACGCCGACGACGACGGTGTGGCCGACCCGGTCGACCCGTCGCCGCACGGCGCCGGCAGCCACGCACCGCTGCCCGACGACGCGATGCCCGAGGGCTACCCCATCAAGGGCAACGCCGACTCGATGCTCTACCACCTGCCCGACACCTCGTTCTACAACCGCACGGTTGCAGAGGTCTGGTTCGACACCGAGGAGTCGGCGAAGGCCGCTGGATTCACCCGGCCCGCCTCGCAGCTCAAGAAGGAAGCCGAAGCCGCTGAGGCCGACGCCAGCGAAGGAGAAGAGGCCTGA
- the rplW gene encoding 50S ribosomal protein L23 produces the protein MKDPRDIIIAPIVSEKSYELIETGVYTFQVHTSASKPEIRDAVESIWGVEVRKVNTLNRQGKRKRTRGTNRVGKKADTKRAIVTLAAGEIPLFEN, from the coding sequence ATGAAGGATCCTCGCGACATCATCATTGCGCCGATCGTCTCGGAGAAGAGCTACGAGCTCATCGAGACCGGCGTCTACACATTCCAGGTGCACACCTCGGCGAGCAAGCCCGAGATCCGTGACGCCGTCGAGTCGATCTGGGGCGTCGAAGTCCGCAAGGTCAACACGCTCAACCGTCAGGGCAAGCGCAAGCGCACCCGTGGCACCAACCGCGTCGGCAAGAAGGCCGACACCAAGCGGGCCATCGTCACCCTGGCAGCGGGCGAGATCCCGTTGTTCGAGAACTAA
- the rplB gene encoding 50S ribosomal protein L2: MAIRSRKPTSPGRRFQTSHDFSEITKSSPEKSLLAKKSRTGGRNVYGRKTSRHRGGGHKQQYRIIDFRRVKDGVVAKVAAIEYDPNRTCRIALLHYLDGEKAYILAPKGLNVGDRISSGQGADIKPGNALPLRYIPVGTTVHNVELRPGGGGKISRSAGMACRLVAKEGDYATLRLPSTEMRRVLIDCRATVGEVGNSEHELIKIGKAGRNRWKGKRPQTRGVAMNPVDHPLGGGEGRTSGGRPAVSPWGKPESRTRNKKKSSQQLIVRRRRTGKGGRR, translated from the coding sequence ATGGCAATTCGTTCACGCAAGCCCACCAGCCCCGGCCGTCGCTTCCAGACGAGCCACGACTTCAGCGAGATCACCAAGAGCTCGCCCGAGAAGTCGCTGCTCGCCAAGAAGTCACGCACCGGCGGCCGCAACGTCTACGGTCGCAAGACCTCCCGTCACCGTGGTGGCGGGCACAAGCAGCAGTACCGCATCATCGACTTCCGTCGCGTGAAGGACGGCGTCGTCGCCAAGGTCGCTGCCATCGAGTACGACCCCAACCGCACGTGCCGCATCGCGCTGCTTCACTACCTCGACGGCGAGAAGGCCTACATCCTCGCTCCGAAGGGTCTGAACGTCGGCGATCGCATCTCGTCGGGCCAGGGCGCCGACATCAAGCCGGGCAACGCACTTCCGCTGCGTTACATCCCCGTCGGTACCACGGTGCACAACGTCGAACTCCGTCCGGGTGGCGGTGGCAAGATCAGCCGCTCCGCCGGCATGGCATGTCGCCTCGTGGCCAAGGAAGGCGACTACGCAACCCTGCGTCTGCCGTCGACCGAGATGCGCCGCGTGCTGATCGACTGCCGTGCAACGGTCGGTGAAGTCGGCAACTCCGAGCACGAGCTCATCAAGATCGGTAAGGCCGGTCGCAACCGCTGGAAGGGCAAGCGCCCGCAGACCCGTGGTGTCGCGATGAACCCGGTCGACCACCCCCTGGGTGGTGGCGAAGGCCGTACATCAGGTGGTCGTCCGGCCGTGTCCCCGTGGGGCAAGCCCGAGAGCCGCACTCGCAACAAGAAGAAGAGCTCGCAGCAGCTCATCGTCCGTCGTCGTCGTACCGGAAAGGGTGGCCGCCGCTAA
- the rpsS gene encoding 30S ribosomal protein S19 translates to MARSLKKGPFVDEHLLKKIDAQNEAGERKVIKTWSRRSTIIPDMVGHTLAVHDGRKHVPVYVTESMVGHKLGEFSPTRTFKFHAGMERGAKR, encoded by the coding sequence ATGGCACGTAGTCTCAAAAAGGGCCCGTTCGTCGATGAGCATCTGCTCAAGAAGATCGATGCTCAGAACGAAGCAGGCGAGCGCAAGGTCATCAAGACCTGGTCGCGTCGCTCCACCATCATCCCCGACATGGTCGGCCACACGCTCGCCGTCCACGACGGCCGCAAGCACGTCCCGGTCTACGTGACCGAGTCGATGGTCGGTCACAAGCTCGGAGAGTTCAGCCCCACTCGAACCTTCAAGTTCCACGCCGGTATGGAGAGAGGCGCGAAGCGCTGA